The proteins below are encoded in one region of Hordeum vulgare subsp. vulgare chromosome 3H, MorexV3_pseudomolecules_assembly, whole genome shotgun sequence:
- the LOC123441048 gene encoding uncharacterized protein LOC123441048, with protein sequence MDSVIHVVLGVVMRRCICRLREVVAMAMELGTALLVAVRFSGMAFRRTPAPTQAVSGSTHYYYYAPVAASMVGMSRLDRH encoded by the coding sequence ATGGACTCTGTGATCCATGTGGTGCTGGGGGTGGTCATGCGGAGGTGCATCTGCCGGCTGCGCGAGGTCGTCGCCATGGCGATGGAGCTCGGCACGGCGCTGCTCGTCGCCGTGCGGTTCTCCGGCATGGCCTTTCGCCGCACACCAGCGCCGACTCAGGCGGTCTCGGGGTCGACGCACTACTACTACTATGCCCCGGTGGCTGCCTCCATGGTTGGCATGTCCAGGCTCGACAGGCACTAG